The following proteins are encoded in a genomic region of Brachionichthys hirsutus isolate HB-005 unplaced genomic scaffold, CSIRO-AGI_Bhir_v1 contig_176, whole genome shotgun sequence:
- the LOC137914508 gene encoding hexokinase HKDC1-like has protein sequence MLAVHLISFYFTKLQEDPTKKVDRFLYAMRFHDNQLKDISACFQAEMKKGLSSDSNAAAAVKMLPTHVRSTPDGTEKGQFLALDLGGSRFKVLQVKVRQGTGIRTGGVDMEEEVYPIPKEILSARGSELFDHVSESLKDFVHKRSISMVKKHPLAFTFSFPCEQTSLDQGLLLNWSKHYRIRGLQGKDVVQTLREAIDRTGGLDVEVLAMVNDTVATMMTCGFDDRYCEVGLIIGTGTNACYMEDLRHVDLVEGDEGRMCVNTEWGAFGDDGALSDYITEFDVDVDAASNNPGKQIFEKMVSGMYLGELVRLVVLKMAKRGLLFDGNVSDALKTKGKITTAQVASMEQYKYGLKNTRDVLKQLGLTPSMDDCVAVQHVGTIVSFRSSNLVAAGLAAILSRMKRTRNLRKLRITVGVDGTVYKTHPQYAKRLHKVVRRLLPECHVRFVLSDGGSSKGAALVTAVAQRLTSRRHQVDETLSSFRLSKDQLKLVKARMRAGLEEGLKGEVPSSMKMLPSFVYHTPTGTEHGKYLALDLGGTNFRVLLVYFKNGNSRSYHKIYTIPLEIMQGTGEELFDHLAQCVGDFLDYMGVKNAHLPTGFTFSFPCEQTAIDTGKLVSWTKGFKATHCEGHDVVNMLREAIKRRNEFDLDIVAIVNDTVGTMMSCAYEDPRCEIGLIAGTGSNVCYMEELKNIEKIKLEFGQMEGGAEISGMCINTEWGGLGDDGSLNDIITPYDTEVNGDSINPGKQRFEKLTSGMYLGEVVRHVLLDLTRRGLLFRGNVTEALKRPGIFQTKYLSQIESDRLALLTVRSILQELGLDGTCDDSIIVKEVCGAVSRRAAQLCGAGMAAVVDKIRENRGLDHLSISVGVDGTLYKLHPHFSRVLRETTGVLAPRCNVTFLPSDEGSGKGAALIAAVARQKRD, from the exons GTGGACAGGTTTCTCTACGCCAtgcgtttccatgacaaccagcTAAAAGACATCTCGGCTTGTTTCCAGGCTGAAATGAAGAAGGGGCTTTCATCGGATAGCAACGCCGCAGCAGCGGTGAAGATGCTGCCCACGCATGTCCGCTCTACTCCTGATGGAACAg AGAAAGGACAGTTTCTGGCATTGGATCTCGGAGGCTCCAGGTTTAAGGTGCTCCAAGTTAAAGTGAGACAGGGCACGGGGATTCGGACAGGAGGAGtggacatggaggaggaggtttaCCCGATACCCAAGGAGATACTCAGTGCAAGAGGATCAGAG ctatTTGACCACGTATCCGAGTCGCTAAAGGACTTTGTGCATAAAAGGAGCATCAGCATGGTGAAGAAACATCCTCTGGCCTTCACCTTCTCTTTTCCCTGTGAACAGACCAGCTTGGATCAG GGTTTATTGTTAAACTGGAGCAAGCACTACAGGATACGAGGCCTGCAGGGCAAAGACGTGGTCCAGACCCTCAGGGAGGCTATCGACCGAACCGGG GGTTTGGACGTGGAGGTGTTAGCCATGGTCAATGACACCGTAGCTACCATGATGACCTGCGGGTTTGACGACCGCTATTGTGAAGTTGGACTCATTATCG GCACTGGCACCAACGCGTGCTACATGGAGGACCTGCGCCACGTCGACTTGGTggagggagacgagggaaggATGTGTGTGAACACTGAGTGGGGGGCCTTCGGAGACGACGGGGCTCTGAGCGATTACATCACTGAGTTTGACGTCGATGTTGACGCAGCTTCCAACAACCCCGGAAAACAAAT CTTTGAGAAGATGGTCAGTGGGATGTATCTGGGGGAGTTAGTCAGGCTGGTTGTATTAAAGATGGCTAAACGTGGACTCCTGTTTGATGGAAATGTATCCGATGCCCTGAAGACCAAAGGGAAGATAACCACTGCCCAAGTAGCATCCATGGAGCA GTACAAATATGGCCTGAAGAACACCAGAGATGTTCTCAAGCAGCTCGGTTTGACCCCATCGATGGACGATTGCGTTGCTGTTCAACACGTCGGCACAATAGTGTCCTTCAGGTCCTCGAATTTGGTGGCTGCAGGGCTGGCAGCTATTTTGAGTCGGATGAAGCGAACCCGGAATTTGAGAAAATTGCGGATCACAGTGGGCGTGGACGGAACGGTGTACAAAACACATCCGCA gtATGCCAAACGTCTCCATAAAGTCGTGCGACGTTTGCTTCCCGAGTGCCACGTCAGGTTTGTCCTGTCAGACGGGGGCAGCAGTAAAGGAGCCGCCTTGGTGACGGCAGTCGCCCAACGTCTGACATCACGGCGGCACCAG GTGGACGAGACGCTGTCCTCCTTCAGACTGAGCAAAGATCAGCTGAAGTTGGTCAAGGCAAGGATGAGGGCCGGGCTAGAAGAAGGACTGAAGGGCGAAGTCCCCTCCTCCATGAAGATGCTGCCTTCCTTTGTGTACCACACACCCACTGGCACAG agcatGGAAAGTACCTTGCTTTAGATCTGGGAGGAACAAACTTCAGAGTGTTGCTGGTGTACTTTAAAAATGGTAATTCACGAAGCTACCATAAGATCTATACCATACCACTGGAAATAATGCAAGGGACTGGGGAAGAG CTGTTTGATCACTTAGCTCAGTGTGTCGGCGACTTCCTGGACTATATGGGGGTAAAGAACGCTCACCTCCCAACGGGTTTCACTTTCTCCTTTCCCTGCGAGCAGACGGCTATTGATACG GGCAAATTGGTGAGTTGGACCAAAGGCTTTAAGGCCACACACTGTGAAGGACATGATGTTGTTAACATGCTGAGAGAGGCCATCAAGAGACGCAAT GAATTTGACTTGGACATTGTCGCGATAGTCAACGACACAGTTGGGACAATGATGAGTTGCGCCTATGAAGACCCTCGGTGTGAAATTGGACTAATTGCTG gaactgGCAGTAATGTTTGTTATATGGAGGAACTGAAGAACATTGAGAAGATTAAACTAGAGTTTGGGCAGATGGAGGGGGGTGCTGAGATATCAGGGATGTGTATAAACACAGAATGGGGAGGTCTGGGCGACGATGGCTcgctgaatgacatcatcacgccGTACGACACCGAGGTGAACGGCGACTCAATCAACCCTGGAAAACAAAG ATTTGAGAAGCTGACCAGTGGGATGTATTTGGGAGAGGTCGTCCGTCATGTCTTGTTAGATTTAACCAGAAGAGGTTTGCTCTTCAGAGGAAATGTCACTGAGGCTTTAAAGCGACCTGGAATATTCCAAACCAAATACCTGTCTCAAATAGAGAG TGACCGCCTGGCGCTGCTGACGGTCAGATCGATTCTCCAGGAGCTTGGGCTTGACGGCACCTGTGACGACAGTATCATTGTAAAAGAG GTGTGTGGAGCCGTGTCACGGCGTGCAGCTCAGCTGTGTGGGGCAGGAATGGCAGCCGTGGTGGATAAGATCAGGGAGAACCGAGGACTGGACCATCTCAGTATCTCTGTAGGGGTAGACGGGACGCTCTACAAACTACATCCACA TTTCTCTCGCGTCCTCCGAGAGACGACCGGAGTCCTGGCTCCCCGGTGCAACGTGACCTTCTTGCCTTCTGATGAAGGCAGTGGGAAAGGCGCTGCCCTCATCGCAGCCGTGGCCAGACAGAAGCGTGACTGA